The proteins below come from a single Corylus avellana chromosome ca3, CavTom2PMs-1.0 genomic window:
- the LOC132176182 gene encoding transcription factor PRE3-like: protein MSSRRSRSRQSGGSRITDDQINELVSKLQQLLPEIRDRRSDKVSAAKVLQETCSYIRSLHREVDDLSERLSELLPTTDTAQAAIIRSLLMQ, encoded by the exons ATGTCTAGCAGAAGGTCGCGGTCCAGGCAATCTGGTGGCTCAAGGATCACTGATGATCAGATCAACGAACTTGTTTCCAAGCTGCAGCAGCTCCTTCCTGAGATTCGCGATAGGCGCTCTGACAAG GTTTCAGCAGCCAAGGTGTTGCAGGAGACTTGCAGCTATATCAGAAGCTTGCACAGAGAGGTTGATGATCTTAGTGAGCGGCTGTCTGAGCTGTTGCCAACCACAGACACTGCCCAAGCTGCTATAATTAGAAGCTTACTTATgcaatag
- the LOC132174932 gene encoding uncharacterized protein LOC132174932 → MDAKVPLSWFFLLVALLFLLFVNINGSEAKVKVGVYELKRGNFSVKLTNYGAVVQSVILPDKFGKLDDVVLGFDSVKGYKKDTTYFGAIVGRVANRIGKAQFTLNGTKYKLVANEGKNMLHGGPKGYSDVIWTVESYKADSHVTFTYHSFDGEEGFPGDLSVSVTYRLIQTNKLAVIMEAQPLNKATPVNLAQHTYWNLGGQASGNILSHSLQLFGSKITPVDAQLIPTGEIIPIKGTPYDFLEPQQIGSRLNELSNGYDINYVLDSESHFHLKKAAVVNDSKSGRRMELWTNQPGLQFYSGNLLHNVKGKGGYKYLQHAAICLETQGFPDSVNNPNFPSQIVNPGQTYKHVMVYRFTAH, encoded by the exons ATGGATGCCAAGGTTCCTTTGTCGTGGTTCTTTCTTCTGGTGgctcttttgtttcttttgtttgttaatattaatGGCTCCGAGGCAAAGGTGAAAGTTGGAGTGTATGAGCTGAAGAGAGGAAATTTTTCTGTGAAGCTCACCAACTATGGTGCAGTTGTGCAGTCTGTTATTCTCCCTGATAAATTCG GGAAGCTAGATGACGTTGTTCTAGGATTTGACTCAGTGAAGGGTTACAAG AAGGATACAACCTACTTTGGAGCCATTGTTGGACGTGTTGCTAACAGAATTGGAAAGGCTCAATTCACTTTGAATGGCACCAAGTATAAATTAGTTGCTAATGAAGGAAAGAACATGCTCCATG GTGGCCCCAAAGGATATAGTGATGTTATATGGACTGTAGAGAGCTATAAAGCAGATAGTCATGTCACATTCACCTATCACAGCTTTGATGGTGAAGAag GCTTTCCTGGTGATCTTTCTGTGTCAGTGACATACAGGCTGATTCAGACAAACAAATTAGCCGTAATAATGGAAGCCCAGCCTCTCAACAAGGCCACACCAGTGAACTTAGCTCAACATACCTACTGGAATCTTGGTGGCCAAGCGAGTGGCAACATCTTGTCACACAGTCTCCAGCTTTTCGGGTCAAAGATTACTCCGGTGGATGCCCAACTCATCCCCACCGGAGAAATTATCCCCATCAAAGGAACACCATATGATTTCCTGGAACCCCAGCAGATTGGCAGCAGGTTGAATGAGCTATCTAATGGATATGACATCAACTATGTCCTAGACAGTGAAAGCCATTTTCACCTGAAGAAGGCGGCCGTGGTAAATGACAGTAAATCAGGCAGAAGAATGGAGCTGTGGACTAATCAACCTGGTTTACAGTTTTACAGCGGTAATTTGTTGCACAATGTGAAGGGGAAAGGTGGTTACAAATATTTACAGCATGCTGCAATTTGCTTGGAGACACAGGGGTTCCCTGACTCTGTTAATAACCCCAATTTCCCTTCGCAGATTGTAAATCCGGGACAGACCTATAAGCATGTCATGGTTTATAGATTCACGGCTCACtag
- the LOC132175123 gene encoding probable serine/threonine-protein kinase PBL3 translates to MGNCLGRRSKVDNSLSSRAISGGTKVTSKSGHSSVSSSLSVPTHSDEYTSGTLPTPRSEGDILSSPNLKAFTFSELKNATRNFRIDSLLGEGGFGNVYKGWIDEHTLSPERPGCGMVVAVKKLKTEGFQGHKEWLSEVNHLGQLHHPNLVKLIGYCVEGDNRLLVYEYMSKGSLENHLFRRGAQPLPWAIKIKVAIDAARGLSFLHGSEQQVIYRDFKASNILLDSEFNAKLSDFGLAKAGPTGDRSHVSTRVMGTQGYAAPEYIATGRLTAKCDVYSFGVVLLELLSGRRAVDKTKVGLEQNLVDWVKPYLGDRRRLFRIMDTKLEGQYPQKPAYAAAILASQCISEAKLRPQMYEVLAILEQLPAAKYANSPASSPLLKSPLRNSRPPPLNLKPQRVPTAIISYEIPAGKMSKS, encoded by the exons ATGGGCAATTGCTTGGGACGTCGTTCCAAGGTGGATAACTCTCTGAGCTCTCGGGCTATTTCTG GAGGCACAAAAGTTACCAGTAAAAGTGGCCACTCTTCTGTTTCTTCTAGTCTGTCAGTCCCAACACATAGTGACGAGTATACATCTGGAACTCTCCCCACTCCAAGATCTGAAGGTGACATATTGTCATCCCCAAATTTGAAAGCCTTCACATTTAGTGAGCTTAAAAATGCTACTCGAAACTTCCGTATTGACAGTCTCCTGGGGGAAGGAGGATTTGGTAATGTTTACAAAGGGTGGATTGATGAGCATACCCTTAGTCCTGAAAGGCCTGGATGTGGAATGGTCGTTGCTGTCAAGAAGCTCAAAACTGAAGGTTTTCAGGGCCATAAGGAGTGGTTG TCTGAAGTTAATCATCTTGGTCAACTTCATCATCCAAATCTTGTCAAACTTATTGGATACTGCGTGGAAGGCGATAACCGGCTTTTGGTATATGAGTATATGTCCAAAGGCAGCTTGGAGAATCATCTATTTAGAA GGGGTGCCCAACCTCTTCCTTGGGCAATAAAGATCAAAGTTGCCATTGATGCTGCTCGTGGGCTCTCCTTCCTGCATGGCTCTGAACAACAAGTTATCTACCGTGATTTCAAGGCGTCTAATATTCTACTCGATTCG GAATTCAACGCAAAACTTTCAGACTTTGGTCTTGCAAAAGCAGGCCCTACTGGTGATCGTTCTCATGTTTCCACTAGAGTCATGGGTACTCAAGGCTATGCTGCTCCTGAATATATTGCTACAG GTCGGCTAACTGCAAAGTGCGACGTATACAGCTTTGGGGTTGTGCTGTTGGAACTACTTTCTGGGCGCCGTGCTGTTGATAAAACAAAAGTTGGTTTGGAGCAGAATCTTGTGGATTGGGTAAAACCCTATTTAGGTGATAGACGAAGGTTATTTCGGATCATGGACACCAAGTTGGAGGGTCAGTATCCTCAGAAACCAGCTTATGCAGCTGCCATCCTTGCATCTCAGTGTATCAGTGAGGCGAAACTCCGGCCACAGATGTATGAGGTTTTAGCCATCCTAGAACAGCTCCCAGCTGCCAAATATGCAAATAGCCCAGCCTCTAGCCCTTTGTTGAAGTCCCCTCTGAGAAACAGTCGCCCTCCACCTCTTAATCTAAAGCCCCAGAGGGTCCCCACTGCCATCATCTCATATGAAATCCCCGCGGGGAAGATGAGCAAGAGCTAA
- the LOC132175125 gene encoding vacuolar protein sorting-associated protein 29, with protein sequence MVLVLALGDLHVPHRAPDLPAKFKSMLVPGKIQHIICTGNLCIKEVHDYLKTLCPDLHIARGEYDEETRYPETKTLTIGQFKLGVCHGHQVIPWGDLDSLAMLQRQLDVDILVTGHTHQFTAYKHEGGVVINPGSATGAYSSITYDVNPSFVLMDIDALRVVVYVYELIDGEVKVDKIDFKKTTTASHSAH encoded by the exons ATGGTTCTGGTGTTGGCCTTGGGGGATTTACACGTGCCCCACAGGGCACCTGATCTGCCTGCAAAGTTCAAGTCCATGCTTGTACCTGGCAAGATCCAGCACATCATTTGCACTGGAAATCTTTGCATTAAG GAAGTTCATGACTACTTGAAGACTCTTTGTCCTGACTTGCATATTGCTAGAGGTGAATATGATGAAGAGACACGCTACCCAGAGACCAAAACACTAACTATTGGACAGTTTAAGCTGGGAGTGTGTCATGGTCATCAG GTTATTCCTTGGGGAGACCTAGACTCACTGGCCATGCTCCAGAGACAGCTGGATGTAGACATCCTTGTAACAGGTCATACTCATCAGTTCACGGCTTATAAACATGAGGGAGGTGTTGTTATAAATCCGGGGTCTGCAACGGGTGCCTATAGCAGCATCACCTATGATGTTAACCCTAGCTTTGTGCTCATGGACATCGATGCCCTACGTGTTGTGGTCTATGTTTATGAACTCATCGATGGAGAGGTTAAGGTTGACAAGATCGATTTTAAGAAGACAACCACTGCAAGTCACTCTGCTCATTGA
- the LOC132175124 gene encoding uncharacterized protein LOC132175124, producing MSSITSLSLPHRCEAWKPENFTEPDSSSPYHEFFIEVFAQFEAMEEDGQRVTSPTKYKKFIMPRDLLMKGSTSWSSISNMLSQMDVPYNFQPFMIQKISTFARELACEADSMCRKTIPMVVALTVALGTQQQGLSPSVRASKSSVEALEKVKIEGFPTQCVVCLEDILMGSEAARMPCSHVYHGDCIVNWLKKSNLCPLCRFQMPAE from the coding sequence atgTCTAGCATTACATCCCTTTCCCTTCCTCATCGTTGCGAGGCATGGAAGCCCGAAAACTTCACCGAACCTGACAGTTCTTCACCATATCATGAGTTCTTCATTGAAGTTTTTGCTCAGTTTGAAGCAATGGAGGAAGACGGCCAGAGGGTCACAAGCCCCACGAAATATAAAAAGTTCATCATGCCACGGGACCTTTTGATGAAGGGCAGCACATCATGGTCATCGATATCCAACATGCTTTCCCAGATGGACGTGCCCTACAATTTCCAGCCATTCATGATCCAAAAGATCTCAACTTTTGCTCGCGAGCTAGCCTGTGAGGCTGACAGCATGTGCCGCAAGACTATTCCGATGGTGGTGGCTCTCACCGTTGCACTAGGCACTCAACAACAGGGGCTTTCACCGTCGGTTCGTGCAAGCAAATCATCGGTTGAGGCATTGGAGAAGGTCAAGATAGAAGGTTTTCCAACGCAATGCGTGGTGTGTTTGGAGGATATTTTGATGGGGTCGGAAGCCGCCCGCATGCCTTGCTCGCATGTCTACCATGGAGATTGTATTGTGAATTGGTTGAAGAAGAGTAATCTCTGTCCATTGTGCAGGTTTCAGATGCCTGCTGAATGA